Proteins from a genomic interval of Lolium perenne isolate Kyuss_39 chromosome 1, Kyuss_2.0, whole genome shotgun sequence:
- the LOC127327653 gene encoding LOW QUALITY PROTEIN: pentatricopeptide repeat-containing protein At4g39530-like (The sequence of the model RefSeq protein was modified relative to this genomic sequence to represent the inferred CDS: inserted 1 base in 1 codon; deleted 2 bases in 1 codon), with the protein MSLAQLLLSCLAGDRLRRLLPAAHARALLTEALPDLFLANLLLRGYSKLGRLRDARRLFDEMPHRNIVSWGSAISMYAQHGREEDAIELFAAFRRASGEAPNEFLLASALRACAQSRAVSFGEQVHGDAVKLGMVGNVYVGTALINLYAKAGCIDTAMLVFDALPVKNPVTWTAVIAGYSQVGQGGAALELFAKMMWLDRGVRPDRFVLASAASACSALGSLNGGREIHGYAYRTAADADASVVNALIDLYCKCSRPALARRLFDCMENRNLVSWTTMIAGYMKNSFDAEAMDMFWQLSRAGWRPDVFACTSILNSCGSLAAIWQGRQVHAHAVKANLESDEYVKNSLIDMYAKCERLSEARAVFEALVEDDAISYNAMIEGYARLGDLTGAVEVFSKMRYCSLKPSLLTFVSLLGVSSSQSDIELSKQIHGLIVKSGTSLDLYAGSALIDVYSKFSLVDDAKLVFSLMHNRDMVIWNAMIFGLAQNEQGEEAVKLFNQLRFSGLTPNEFTFVALVTVASTLASMFHGQQFHAQIIKAGMDSDPRVSNALVDMYAKCGFIKEGRLLFDSALGKDVICWNSMISTYAQHGHAEEALHVFGMMRGNGVEPNYVTFVGVLSACSRAGLTDEGLHHFHSMKTKYAIEPGTEHYASVVNLLGRSGKLQAAKEFIERIPIEPAAAVWRSLLGACHLFGNVEIGSYATEMALLADPTDSGPSVVMSNIYSSKGLWVDAQKLRRGMDCAGVVKEPGYSWIELMKEIHTFIAQQREHPEEKMICVVLDELTSLLXNSGYPPDISELTLRDENG; encoded by the exons ATGAGCCTCGCCCAGCTCCTCCTCTCATGCCTCGCCGGTGaccgcctccgccgcctcctcccggcGGCGCACGCCCGCGCCCTACTCACCGAGGCTCTCCCGGACCTCTTCCTCGCCAACCTCCTCCTCCGCGGCTACTCCAAGCTCGGCCGCCTCCGGGACGCCCGCCGTCTGTTCGACGAGATGCCGCACCGGAACATCGTCTCCTGGGGCTCCGCAATCTCCATGTACGCGCAGCACGGGCGCGAGGAAGACGCGATCGAGCTCTTCGCTGCCTTCCGCCGGGCCTCCGGCGAGGCTCCCAACGAGTTCCTGCTCGCCAGCGCCCTCAGGGCCTGCGCGCAGTCCAGGGCGGTTTCCTTCGGCGAGCAGGTGCATGGCGATGCCGTGAAGCTCGGAATGGTTGGGAATGTCTACGTCGGGACCGCGCTCATCAACCTGTACGCGAAGGCTGGCTGCATTGACACCGCGATGCTGGTCTTCGACGCGCTCCCGGTGAAGAACCCGGTCACTTGGACTGCGGTGATAGCAGGGTATTCTCAGGTCGGGCAGGGTGGAGCCGCCTTGGAGTTGTTCGCGAAGATGATGTGGCTTGACCGTGGTGTCCGGCCCGACAGGTTTGTGCTAGCGAGTGCTGCGAGTGCTTGCTCTGCACTTGGCTCTCTAAATGGTGGCAGGGAAATACACGGCTACGCGTATCGAACGGCAGCGGACGCAGATGCGTCGGTGGTCAACGCGCTGATCGATCTGTACTGCAAGTGCTCCAGGCCCGCTTTGGCCCGCAGGCTGTTTGATTGCATGGAGAACCGCAATCTCGTGTCCTGGACGACGATGATTGCTGGTTATATGAAGAATTCTTTCGATGCTGAAGCTATGGACATGTTCTGGCAGCTGAGCCGGGCTGGGTGGCGGCCGGATGTTTTCGCTTGCACGAGTATCTTGAACTCGTGTGGCTCTTTGGCGGCGATATGGCAAGGAAGGCAGGTACATGCTCATGCCGTAAAGGCTAATCTGGAGTCTGATGAGTATGTCAAGAACTCTCTCATTGACATGTACGCGAAATGTGAGCGCTTATCTGAAGCAAGAGCAGTGTTTGAAGCATTGGTAGAAGATGATGCAATTTCTTACAATGCAATGATCGAAGGATATGCAAGGCTAGGTGATCTTACAGGAGCAGTTGAGGTATTCAGTAAAATGAGGTATTGTTCTCTAAAGCCAAGCCTACTGACATTTGTTTCGCTCCTTGGGGTGTCGTCATCGCAATCAGACATTGAGCTGAGCAAGCAGATTCATGGTCTCATCGTCAAATCAGGAACTTCGTTGGACCTGTATGCAGGGAGTGCTCTAATCGACGTCTATTCAAAGTTTTCCCTTGTGGATGATGCCAAACTTGTATTCAGTCTGATGCACAACAGGGACATGGTAATCTGGAATGCTATGATTTTCGGCCTTGCACAGAATGAGCAAGGGGAAGAGGCTGTGAAGCTCTTTAACCAGCTTCGCTTCTCTGGGTTAACACCTAATGAATTCACATTTGTTGCACTAGTAACTGTGGCGAGTACCCTAGCAAGCATGTTTCACGGCCAGCAATTCCATGCCCAGATCATCAAAGCAGGTATGGACAGTGACCCCCGTGTTTCAAATGCTCTCGTAGACATGTATGCAAAGTGTGGCTTCATCAAAGAAGGACGGCTGTTGTTTGACTCGGCGTTGGGAAAGGATGTCATTTGTTGGAACTCCATGATTTCGACGTATGCGCAGCACGGTCATGCTGAGGAAGCTCTTCATGTTTTCGGAATGATGAGAGGAAATGGAGTAGAACCGAACTATGTGACATTTGTTGGTGTGTTATCAGCATGTTCTCGTGCAGGCCTCACGGATGAAGGGTTACACCATTTTCACTCTATGAAAACAAAATATGCTATTGAACCAGGCACCGAGCACTATGCTTCTGTGGTCAATCTTTTGGGTCGTTCAGGGAAACTGCAGGCCGCCAAGGAGTTTATTGAAAGGATTCCAATTGAACCAGCTGCGGCTGTTTGGAGGAGCTTGCTGGGTGCCTGTCATTTGTTTGGTAATGTTGAAATCGGGAGTTATGCTACCGAAATGGCGCTCTTGGCAGATCCTACAGACAGTGGCCCCTCTGTTGTAATGTCAAATATTTATTCCTCTAAAGGACTATGGGTGGATGCACAGAAGTTGAGACGGGGGATGGATTGCGCTGGCGTAGTGAAGGAACCAGGATACAGC TGGAttgagttgatgaaggagatccATACTTTCATTGCACAACAACGAGAGCACCCGGAGGAAAAAATGATATGTGTAGTACTTGATGAACTGACAAGTCTAC AAAATTCTGGGTATCCCCCTGATATTTCTGAACTTACTTTGCGTGATGAGAATGGTTGA
- the LOC127327654 gene encoding uncharacterized protein, with the protein MGKTKGKQRQDKYYHLAKEQGYRSRAAFKLLQLDARFRFLPTARAVLDLCAAPGGWVQVAVKHAPVGAFVVGVDLVPIRPIRGAHSLTEDITTSKCRSSVRKLMDSRGVAAFDVVLHDGSPNVGGAWAQEATTQSALVIDAVRLATYFLAPKGAFITKVFRSQDYNAIMFCLKQLFEKVEVTKPQASRGTSAEIYIICLKYKAPAKIEPELLDIKHLFNVENEKKMPRDVLTTKKDKRSREGYEEGVTVLEKVGLASDFIFSEAQTPLEFLGSVTKISFDDPASLPLKNHEITTEEINKLCEDLRVLDKNSFKHILKWRIRLRKALSSSSQVTPKAAVTATESKVIDDDQLLQEMEELTSVIDRKKRQDKKRQSRRKAKDKARKATGMQIDATEEGYGDPDLFSINAIKGGKELKAVESAEFDVEDGSGDSENEATQTREDSDEEMDSDEEQQRYDAQLEDILDEAYERFMTKRGGEVKQERKRAKRVNTDADADLLEGGEDDGEDVDMDDEGSDEDQDEDEEANPLLLRLDAEKRTKDEIVDQWYSQDVFADAGTGLAEQSDSDDEREKPRKNMKKKIDSGNKEKPAKAQTDLGKKEKPTKAAQRLQQDDIEMVPVEPVRTEDDSDSSSSSDESEPEEDLDDDQKAEVLAYAHKMLRKKQREQILDDAYNRYMFDDEGLPKWFAEDEKRHTQAMKPITKEEVAAMKAQFREIDARPSKKVAEAKARKKRVALKKLEKARQKADIVADQSDINEQSKAKMIDKIYRKAVSTQRPKKEYVVAKKGVQVRTGKGKVLVDPRMKKDKRAEKAGKKKGKGKGGKGGAKGGKGKKGAAGGGQKKGGMRGKAGGKA; encoded by the exons atGGGCAAGACGAAGGGGAAGCAGAGGCAGGACAAGTACTACCACCTCGCCAAGGAGCAGGGGTACCGGAGCCGGGCGGCGTTCAAGCTGCTGCAGCTGGACGCGCGCTTCCGCTTCCTCCCGACGGCGCGCGCCGTGCTCGACCTCTGCGCCGCGCCGGGGGGCTGGGTCCAGGTCGCCGTCAAGCACGCGCCCGTCGGCGCCTTCGTCGTCGGAGTCGACCTCGTGCCCATCCGCCCCATCCGCGGCGCCCACTCCCTCACCGAGGACATCACCACCTCCAAGTGCCGCTCCTCGGTCCGCAAGCTCATGGACTCCAGGGGCGTCGCCGCATTCGACGTCGTCCTCCACGACGGCTCCCCCAACGTCGGCGGCGCATGGGCGCAGGAGGCCACCACGCAGTCCGCGCTCGTCATCGACGCCGTGCGCCTCGCCACATACTTCCTCGCACCCAAGGGCGCATTCATCACCAAG GTCTTCAGGTCTCAAGATTACAATGCGATCATGTTCTGTCTTAAACAG CTATTTGAGAAGGTCGAGGTGACCAAACCTCAAGCGAGTCGTGGCACATCTGCTGAAATCTATATTATCTGCCTGAAATATAAAGCCCCTGCCAAGATTGAGCCTGAACTTCTTGATATCAAGCACTTATTCAATGTGGAAAATGAGAAGAAGATG CCCAGGGATGTACTTACTACTAAGAAAGACAAAAGAAGCCGTGAAGG GTACGAGGAAGGAGTCACGGTATTGGAGAAAGTCGGCCTGGCGTCAGATTTTATATTTTCTGAGGCCCAGACACCACTGGAATTTCTTGGTTCTGTTACTAAAATTTCATTTGATGATCCAGCATCTCTGCCTCTCAAGAATCATGAGATTACTACAGAGGAG ATAAACAAGCTTTGTGAGGATTTACGTGTGCTGGATAAAAATAGCTTCAAGCATATTTTGAA GTGGCGCATACGCTTAAGGAAAGCACTGTCGTCATCATCACAAGTTACACCAAAGGCTGCTGTTACTGCAACGGAGTCTAAAGTCATAGATGATGACCAACTTTTACAGGAAATGGAAGAATTGACTAGTGTCATTGACAGAAAGAAAAGGCAAGATAAGAAGCGCCAATCAAGGCGAAAAGCAAAG GATAAAGCACGCAAGGCAACAGGAATGCAAATCGATGCTACAGAAGAAGGATATGGTGATCCTGATTTGTTCTCTATTAATGCTATCAAG GGTGGAAAAGAACTAAAAGCTGTTGAGTCAGCAGAGTTTGATGTGGAAGATGGCTCTGGAGACAGTGAGAACGAAGCGACTCAAACTCGTGAAGACTCTGATGAGGAAATGGATTCTGATGAAGAACAACAGAG GTATGACGCTCAACTTGAGGATATACTCGATGAAGCTTATGAGCGTTTTATGACGAAAAGAGGTGGAGAAGTAAAACAAGAACGCAAACGTGCCAAGCGAGTCAATACTGATGCTGATGCAGATTTGTTAGAG ggaggtgaagatgatggtgaGGATGTTGACATGGATGATGAAGGTTCTGACGAAgatcaagatgaagatgaagaggccAACCCCCTTTTATTGCGTCTAGATGCTGAGAAGCGAACAAAAGATGAGATTGTAGACCAGTGGTACAGTCAGGATGTGTTTGCGGATGCAGGAACTGGCCTAGCTGAGCAGAGTGACAGTGACGATGAAAGAGAGAAACCACGCAAGAATATGAAAAAGAAGATTGATTCAGGAAATAAGGAGAAGCCTGCTAAAGCACAGACAGATTTAGGAAAGAAGGAGAAACCGACTAAAGCTGCTCAGCGCTTGCAACAAGATGATATTGAGATGGTACCAGTAGAACCAGTCCGAACTGAAGATGATTCCGACTCTTCTTCGTCTTCCGATGAGTCAGAACCAGAAGAGGACCTCGACGATGACCAGAAGGCTGAAGTGCTGGCCTATGCACATAAGATGCTGAGGAAGAAGCAAAGGGAGCAGATACTAGACGATGCCTACAACAGGTACATGTTTGATGACGAAGGACTGCCCAAATGGTTTGCGGAAGACGAGAAGAGGCATACCCAGGCTATGAAACCTATAACGAAAGAGGAGGTAGCTGCCATGAAGGCCCAGTTCAGGGAGATCGACGCCCGGCCGTCCAAGAAGGTGGCtgaggccaaggcccggaagaagCGCGTCGCCTTGAAGAAGCTGGAGAAGGCGCGGCAGAAGGCGGACATTGTTGCGGACCAGAGCGACATCAACGAGCAGTCCAAGGCAAAGATGATTGACAAGATCTACAGGAAGGCGGTGTCGACGCAGAGGCCCAAGAAGGAGTATGTCGTCGCCAAGAAGGGGGTCCAGGTGAGGACTGGCAAGGGGAAGGTGCTGGTGGACCCACGGATGAAGAAGGACAAGCGGGCAGAGAAGGcagggaagaagaaggggaaggggaagggtggCAAGGGTGGTGCCAAAGGCGGGAAGGGAAAGAAGGGTGCCGCGGGTGGTggccagaagaaaggaggcatgaGAGGTAAGGCTGGCGGCAAAGCTTGA
- the LOC127327657 gene encoding GTPase ERA1, chloroplastic — MELGLALRLVAPPACLSRRRRALAPPCAPLGSRVWSLRRERCSSRAGAVASGGLSYAVVEEEEMDVEEEGDARPRLELIEKPDRSLALLDEYESEELGASLCANHRSGYVAVLGKPNVGKSTLINQIVGQKLSIVTDKPQTTRHRILGICSEPEYQIILYDTPGVIKKEMHKLDSMMMKNVQSAIGNADCVIVVADASKLPEKIDDMLEEGVGNKETAVPVVLVLNKKDMIKPGEIAKKLEWYQKFTDVDDVIPISAKFGHGVDDIKEWILSKLPLGPAYYPKDIASEHPERFFVGEIVREKIFLQYRQEIPYACQVNVTSYKSRPGAKDFIQVEILVERESQRSIILGKEGKAIKTLATASRLDIEDFLQKKVYLEIDVKVKENWRQDERLLKRYGYGGEIQAL, encoded by the exons ATGGAGCTAGGCCTGGCGCTCCggctcgtcgcgccgccggcatgTCTCTCCCGCCGTCGTAGGGCCCTTGCGCCGCCGTGCGCGCCACTAGGAAGCAGAGTATGGTCTCTGAGGCGCGAGCGTTGTAGTAGTAGGGCTGGGGCTGTGGCGAGTGGGGGTCTGAGCTATGCTGTGGTTGAAGAGGAGGAGATGGATGTGGAAGAGGAGGGTGATGCGAGGCCGCGGCTGGAGCTCATCGAGAAGCCGGACCGGAGCCTAGCGCTGCTCGACGAGTACGAGTCGGAGGAGCTGGGGGCGTCGCTGTGCGCCAACCACCGCAGCG GTTATGTTGCTGTGCTGGGGAAGCCGAATGTCGGCAAGAGCACCCTTATAAACCAAATTGTTGGTCAGAAGCTTTCCATCGTAACAGACAAGCCACAGACTACACGTCATCGCATCCTCGGTATATGTTCAGAACCAGAATACCAG ATAATACTTTATGACACGCCAGGCGTCATCAAGAAGGAGATGCACAAGCTAGACTCGATGATGATGAAGAATGTGCAGAGTGCTATCGGCAATGCAGACTGCGTGATCGTTGTCGCCGATGCTTCCAAACTGCCTGAAAAG ATAGATGATATGCTGGAAGAAGGTGTGGGGAACAAAGAGACTGCGGTCCCTGTTGTGTTGGTGCTGAACAAGAAAGATATGATAAAACCAGGAGAAATCGCAAAGAAGCTCGAG TGGTATCAAAAATTCACTGATGTTGATGATGTTATACCTATAAGTGCTAAATTTGGTCATGGAGTGGATGATATCAAGGAGTGGATACTGTCAAAGCTTCCGCTGGGTCCTGCTTACTACCCCAAG GACATAGCTAGTGAACACCCCGAGAGATTCTTTGTGGGGGAAATAGTGAGGGAAAAGATTTTCCTTCAATATAGGCAGGAAATTCCATACGCGTGCCAG GTTAATGTTACAAGTTACAAAAGCAGGCCTGGTGCCAAGGATTTTATTCAAGTTGAGATACTTGTCGAGAGGGAATCACAAAGAAGCATTATACTTGGGAAG GAAGGGAAAGCTATAAAGACGTTGGCAACAGCATCAAGGCTTGATATCGAGGATTTCCTTCAAAAGAAGGTTTATCTTGAG ATCGATGTGAAGGTGAAGGAGAACTGGAGACAAGATGAACGGCTTTTGAAACGTTACGGCTATGGCGGGGAGATTCAAGCTTTATGA